In endosymbiont of unidentified scaly snail isolate Monju, the following are encoded in one genomic region:
- the rpmJ gene encoding 50S ribosomal protein L36: MKVRASVKKMCRNCKIIKRHGVVRVICTDPRHKQRQG; encoded by the coding sequence ATGAAAGTCAGAGCATCGGTCAAGAAGATGTGCCGCAACTGCAAGATCATCAAGCGCCACGGCGTGGTGCGCGTGATCTGCACCGACCCGCGCCACAAGCAGCGCCAGGGTTGA
- the rpsM gene encoding 30S ribosomal protein S13 has translation MARIAGVNIPDRKHVVIALRSIYGIGPTRAASICDAAGVEPSRKVMELSDEELEKLRTEVGKYTVEGDLRREVSMNIKRLMDLGCNRGIRHRRGLPVRGQRTKTNARTRKGPRKPIKR, from the coding sequence ATGGCCCGTATTGCTGGTGTCAACATTCCCGATCGGAAGCACGTGGTGATCGCGCTGCGTTCGATCTACGGCATTGGCCCGACGCGCGCAGCAAGCATCTGTGATGCCGCCGGTGTCGAGCCCAGCCGCAAGGTGATGGAGCTGAGCGACGAAGAACTCGAGAAGCTGCGTACCGAAGTGGGCAAGTACACGGTCGAGGGTGACCTGCGTCGCGAGGTGTCGATGAACATCAAGCGGCTGATGGACCTGGGCTGCAACCGTGGCATCCGCCATCGTCGTGGCCTGCCGGTACGCGGCCAGCGCACCAAGACCAATGCCCGCACCCGCAAGGGTCCGCGCAAGCCGATCAAACGTTAA
- the rpsK gene encoding 30S ribosomal protein S11: protein MAKNTTRKKVKKVVTDGIAHVHASFNNTIITITDRQGNTLCWATAGGSGFRGSRKSTPFAAQVAADRCGEMAKEYGVKNLDVNVKGPGPGRESAVRALNNAGFKITSISDVTPIPHNGCRPPKKRRV from the coding sequence ATGGCCAAGAACACCACCCGTAAAAAGGTCAAGAAGGTCGTTACCGACGGCATCGCCCATGTGCATGCCTCGTTCAATAACACGATCATCACCATTACCGATCGCCAGGGCAATACCCTGTGCTGGGCGACCGCCGGCGGTTCCGGCTTCCGTGGTTCGCGCAAGAGTACGCCCTTCGCTGCCCAGGTGGCCGCGGATCGCTGTGGCGAGATGGCCAAGGAGTACGGTGTCAAGAACCTGGATGTGAATGTCAAGGGCCCGGGGCCGGGGCGTGAGTCGGCCGTGCGTGCGCTGAACAACGCCGGATTCAAGATCACCAGCATCTCGGATGTCACCCCGATTCCCCACAATGGCTGCCGCCCGCCCAAGAAGCGCCGCGTGTAA
- the rpsD gene encoding 30S ribosomal protein S4: MARYLGPKCKLMRREGTDLFLKSRVRSIDTKCNMEKVPGQSGDRRRRLSDYGVQLREKQKVRRLYGVLERQFRNYYKEADRVKGPTGENLLRLLESRLDNVVYRMGFGCTRNEARQLVSHKAIEVNGKVVNIASYRVKPEDVISVREKAKKQERIKASLALVEQYGFPEWVEVDTNAMKGVFKRYPDRAELPAEINEQLIVELYSK; encoded by the coding sequence ATGGCACGTTATCTCGGACCAAAATGCAAACTGATGCGCCGTGAGGGCACCGACCTGTTCCTCAAGAGCCGCGTCCGCTCCATCGACACCAAGTGCAACATGGAAAAGGTGCCGGGTCAGTCCGGTGACCGTCGCCGGCGCCTGTCCGACTACGGCGTTCAGCTGCGCGAAAAGCAGAAGGTTCGCCGTCTGTACGGTGTGCTCGAGCGCCAGTTCCGCAACTACTACAAGGAAGCAGACCGGGTCAAAGGCCCCACCGGCGAGAACCTGCTGCGCCTGCTGGAGTCGCGCCTGGACAACGTGGTTTATCGCATGGGCTTCGGCTGCACCCGAAACGAGGCGCGCCAGCTGGTCAGCCACAAGGCCATCGAGGTCAACGGCAAGGTGGTCAACATCGCTTCCTACCGGGTCAAGCCCGAAGACGTGATCAGCGTGCGCGAGAAGGCCAAGAAGCAGGAGCGCATCAAGGCCTCCCTTGCACTTGTCGAGCAGTATGGCTTCCCCGAGTGGGTGGAAGTGGACACCAACGCCATGAAGGGCGTGTTCAAGCGTTATCCGGACCGTGCCGAACTGCCGGCCGAGATCAACGAGCAGCTGATCGTCGAACTGTATTCGAAGTGA